The sequence GATACGGTAATTTGGGCAGAGGCGTGGAATACGCAGTATCACGTTGTGAAGATATGGAGCTTTCAGCTGTTTTCACAAGGAGAAGTCCTGAAGAACTGCAAGTTGCGAGTGGGACACAGGTCTATTCATTTACAGAAATTGAATCGCATGTCGACAACATCGATGTAATGATTCTATGCGGCGGTTCCAAAAATGATCTCCCTAAACAAGGACCAGAGCTCGCAAAATTTTTCAACACAATCGACAGTTTCGACACACATGCTAAAATCCCTGATTATTTTGAAGCGGTTGATGCATCAGCAAAGCCGAATGGTAAAACAGCAATCATTTCAGTCGGATGGGACCCGGGAATGTTTTCTATTAACAGATTATATGGTGAGGCCATTCTTCCAGAAGGTGAAACATATACGTTTTGGGGGAAGGGGCTAAGCCAAGGCCACTCAGATGCGTTACGAAGGATTGAAGGTGTCCGAAATGCCGTTCAATATACGATTCCTGTAGACGAAGCTGTGGATCGTGTGCGCAGTGGGTTGCAACCTCAATTAACGACACGCGAGAAACATACCCGTGAATGCTTCGTTGTACTTGAAGAAGGCAGCAACAAAGATGAAGTGGAACAGACAATTGTAACAATGCCGGATTACTTCGCAGATTATGATACAACAGTACACTTCATTGATGAAAAGCAGTTGA is a genomic window of Sporosarcina oncorhynchi containing:
- a CDS encoding diaminopimelate dehydrogenase — its product is MVAFVDKKIRIGIAGYGNLGRGVEYAVSRCEDMELSAVFTRRSPEELQVASGTQVYSFTEIESHVDNIDVMILCGGSKNDLPKQGPELAKFFNTIDSFDTHAKIPDYFEAVDASAKPNGKTAIISVGWDPGMFSINRLYGEAILPEGETYTFWGKGLSQGHSDALRRIEGVRNAVQYTIPVDEAVDRVRSGLQPQLTTREKHTRECFVVLEEGSNKDEVEQTIVTMPDYFADYDTTVHFIDEKQLKEDHSAMPHGGFVIRSGKTGDNNNQVMEFSLGLESNPEFTSSVLVAYARAAYRMNRAGDTGAKTVFDVAPGLLSIQSAKELRKHLL